Proteins from one Anopheles nili chromosome 2, idAnoNiliSN_F5_01, whole genome shotgun sequence genomic window:
- the LOC128723923 gene encoding gustatory receptor for bitter taste 66a-like, giving the protein MTVNANYGLLRSLNVLFYISSIFGVIPYSLRVFAKRHVLQVSIIGNVWVVCSLIVYTGLYHVATTNYVNEDWGTQKTLTSAIGIFIIYMEPLMMASDMVAGMINQKRLTVCFDRIARVDSLLSGEGILINDLRLRHTCIALLLLVLLFEAIITGYSFVVFEEHLTLWSMIWFITAIPTALNSVCRTWYVMLVAAVRQRFNAMNAHMNVIANGVLHYKDRFVGDQDTDITEIPLDYLEKEIFTVYAQHKQKLGVASPPKKPTTKIITVKAYQEKQPMGQNVGPQPVIPRRNSAIQPWENTEGLGPAQQYLPSDLRQRPNIEHRMDNKLILICRMHDELCEIGKIVNRMFSVQMLVAMAHGFVAITAQFYFLYCGLTNQEVPVLFRSAEVFLLSLTYIGYTGLKCVVPIFVCWKTRTDSQRTGIEMHYLANAVDECHCYEVVNHLSLKLLNHHLNFSACGFFDLDMTTLYAITGAITSYLIILIQFNLAAIQKSSSNSTTTASNETSTALAIIEDVVSTAISTYVSN; this is encoded by the exons ATGACCGTAAACGCGAACTACGGGCTGCTGCGTTCGTtgaacgttttgttttacatttcgTCCATTTTCGGCGTCATACCGTACTCGTTGCGCGTGTTCGCCAAGCGCCACGTGTTGCAGGTGTCGATCATTGGTAACGTTTGGGTCGTATGCAGCTTGATCGTGTATACGGGGCTCTACCATGTTGCCACCACCAACTACGTGAACGAGGACTGGGGCACACAAA AAACGCTCACCAGCGCGATTGGCATCTTCATCATCTACATGGAACCGCTGATGATGGCGTCGGACATGGTGGCTGGCATGATCAACCAGAAGCGGCTTACAGTGTGTTTCGATCGTATCGCACGAGTTGACAGTCTCCTGTCCGGGGAAGGCATCCTGATCAACGATCTACGGCTTCGGCATACCTGCATCGCGCTGTTACTGCTTGTGCTGTTGTTCGAGGCGATCATCACGGGGTACAGCTTTGTGGTGTTTGAAGAACACCTGACGCTTTGGTCGATGATATGGTTCATAACGGCCATTCCGACGGCACTGAACTCGGTGTGTCGCACGTGGTACGTCATGCTTGTGGCCGCCGTTCGCCAACGTTTCAACGCAATGAACGCGCACATGAACGTCATAGCGAACGGTGTATTGCACTACAAGGATCGGTTCGTTGGAGACCAGGACACGGACATCACCGAGATCCCGCTCGATTACCTTGAGAAAGAGATTTTCACCGTGTACGCGCAACACAAGCAGAAGCTGGGTGTGGCGTCACCAccgaaaaaacccaccaccaaaaTTATCACAGTAAAGGCGTACCAGGAGAAGCAACCGATGGGTCAGAATGTGGGACCACAACCGGTCATTCCTCGGCGCAACAGCGCCATTCAGCCATGGGAAAACACGGAAGGTCTGGGACCTGCTCAGCAGTACCTTCCAAGTGATCTTCGGCAGCGGCCCAACATCGAGCACCGGATGGACAATAAGCTGATTCTGATCTGCCGCATGCACGATGAGCTGTGCGAGATTGGCAAGATCGTCAACCGTATGTTTAGCGTGCAGATGCTCGTTGCGATGGCGCATGGTTTCGTGGCGATAACGGCACAGTTCTACTTCCTCTACTGTGGGTTGACGAACCAGGAAGTTCCGGTACTGTTCCGCTCCGCCGAGGTATTCCTGCTTTCGTTGACGTACATCGGTTACACCGGGCTCAAGTGCGTTGTGCCGATATTTGTGTGCTGGAAAACGAGAACCGATTCGCAAAGGACCGGCATCGAAATGCACTACCTAGCGAATGCGGTAGACGAGTGCCATTGCTACGAGGTGGTGAACCACCTTTCGTTGAAGCTGTTGAATCATCATCTCAACTTTAGCGCGTGTGGCTTTTTCGATCTGGATATGACGACGCTGTATGCG ATTACCGGCGCAATCACGAGCTACCTGATCATACTGATCCAGTTCAATCTGGCAGCGATACAGAAGTCTAGCAGCAACTCGACAACCACCGCCTCCAACGAAACCTCCACAGCCCTGGCGATTATTGAAGATGTCGTCAGTACTGCGATTTCGACGTACGTTTCCAATTGA
- the LOC128720154 gene encoding selenocysteine insertion sequence-binding protein 2, translating into MSGQTVAAVVYNAGPQPTGTAAGGNAAASANSTTHPSALSEGEKLSARKARKEAERQKKQAKKYEEQLKKIRGPKSQKLQIIDESFLEKYRHVQSLPPGPTLKTKKRSKKAPTDVVQINLSECIREQLAVGERMEPKPIVPIVPQQPLLLLHKGKQREVPKEKKLTRLKKDIIKSRSEKATSGERCPEAVDQKDTAAASKNASNETFEPSVPEHARGSKQSYDGGQQQHTEVDSPFLKAIERCCINQPPPSRDSSEYHNGFPSLRASAAASKPTVLRHSRNFRPYCDHFISDELRELAEEVVVKLFQFQSKAYAKNPIKAVANKRFVVGFNEVLKHLELRKVRLVLVAPDLEPNDTIDQMVCNVKTLCRQGQVPYLFALKRRKIGFHLLKKAPISCVGVLSYAGCDETVKQMMQIVEQERINYHNFMADRAC; encoded by the exons CCGTGGTGTACAACGCGGGGCCCCAACCGACCGGTACCGCCGCGGGTGGCAATGCCGCCGCTAGCGCGAATtcaaccacccacccttcGGCACTGTCCGAGGGTGAGAAGTTGTCTGCCCGCAAAGCTCGCAAGGAAGCGGAACGGCAGAAGAAACAAGCCAAAAAGTACGAGGAGCAGCTGAAGAAGATCCGCGGTCCCAAAAGCCAAAAGTTGCAGATTATTGACGAAAGCTTCCTGGAGAAGTACCGGCACGTGCAATCGTTACCTCCGGGGCCAACgctaaaaacaaagaagcgCTCCAAAAAGGCACCCACCGATGTGGTGCAAATCAATTTGTCGGAATGCATCCGGGAGCAGCTGGCCGTCGGCGAACGCATGGAACCAAAGCCAATTGTTCCGATCGTGCCCCAGCagccgctgttgctgttgcacaAAGGCAAACAACGCGAAGTGCCAAAGGAGAAGAAACTCACACGACTGAAGAAGGACATCATCAAAAGCCGCTCGGAAAAAGCCACTTCCGGTGAACGTTGCCCGGAAGCGGTGGATCAGAAGGACACAGCGGCAGCATCTAAAAACGCCTCGAACGAAACGTTCGAGCCTTCAGTGCCAGAACACGCCAGGGGTAGCAAGCAATCGTACGATGGAGGCCAACAGCAGCATACCGAGGTCGATTCGCCGTTCCTTAAGGCGATTGAGCGATGTTGCATTAATCAGCCTCCCCCGAGCCGTGATTCAAGCGAGTATCATAATGGGTTCCCATCGCTAAGAGCTTCCGCCGCTGCGTCCAAACCAACGGTACTGCGGCACTCGCGAAATTTCAGACC GTACTGCGATCATTTCATTTCGGACGAACTGCGTGAACTGGCGGAAGAGGTGGTGGTGAAGCTGTTCCAGTTTCAATCGAAAGCGTACGCCAAAAATCCCATCAAAGCGGTCGCCAACAAGCGGTTCGTGGTGGGTTTCAACGAGGTGCTGAAGCACCTGGAACTGCGCAAGGTGCgtctggtgctggtggcgcCCGATCTCGAGCCAAACGACACCATCGACCAGATGGTGTGCAACGTGAAGACACTGTGCCGGCAGGGCCAGGTGCCATACCTGTTTGCGCTGAAACGCAGGAAAATTGGGTTCCATCTGCTGAAGAAGGCCCCAATCAGCTGCGTCGGGGTGCTGAGTTATGCCGGGTGTGACGAGACCGTCAAGCAGATGATGCAGATTGTCGAGCAGGAGCGCATAAACTACCACAATTTCATGGCCGATCGTGCTTGTTGA